The segment AGAAGCCCGCTATAAGCAGGCTTCTTAAATGTAAGACTATAAACAAGTTGAATTACATGGTTGGCAGCACCACGGTGTCAATTACGTGGGTAACACCGTTGCTGGAAATTACATCTGCGGTAGAAACTTGGGCACCGTTGATCATCACCATGTTGCCTTTTTTGCTAACCATTAGGGTTTCGCCCTGCACGGTAGTCAGTTTCTGGCCATCTTTCAGGTCTTTGGCTTGTAATCTGCCTGGTACCACGTGGTAGGTCAGGACTGAAGCTAATTTTGTTTTGTTTTCTGGCTTAAGCAGGGTCTCCACTGTGCCGGCAGGTAGCTTGTCAAAAGCAGCGTTGGTAGGAGCGAAAACGGTAAATGGACCGGTGCCCATCAAGGTTTCGGCCAGACCGGCAGCTTTTACCGCAGCCACTAAGGTGGTGTGCTCACTGGAGCCAAGGGCATTTGCCACAATGTTTTTAGAAGGCACCATCATGGCACCACCTACCATAACACCTTCTTTCTTAGCAGTGCCAGTGGTTTTAGACTTGGTCTTGGTAGTTT is part of the Rufibacter tibetensis genome and harbors:
- a CDS encoding fasciclin domain-containing protein, coding for MKKSFFLLTLTGALALGTLTASAQTTTTKTKTTKTKSKTTGTAKKEGVMVGGAMMVPSKNIVANALGSSEHTTLVAAVKAAGLAETLMGTGPFTVFAPTNAAFDKLPAGTVETLLKPENKTKLASVLTYHVVPGRLQAKDLKDGQKLTTVQGETLMVSKKGNMVMINGAQVSTADVISSNGVTHVIDTVVLPTM